One window from the genome of Pseudomonas sp. L5B5 encodes:
- a CDS encoding LysR family transcriptional regulator, whose translation MSHLDHLRTFIEAYRLQSFSRAAQALGMTQPGASLHIQALEAFVGKPLFVRRSRGVTATEAADELARAIGPMLDGLEMRMASYRLGDEMGGTVHIAGPSDFIHGKLASGLAPLLEQGLQIRLHTGNRERIYNLLDSSTADLAITASLPDEHAHGFARLLTERFLLVLSAQRARELGERPSADALAGVPLIAFDEDLPLIRPVWTALFQFAPTLQAALTIADLRIIQDLVVQGQGWSVLPDYQCREALEAGRLVSLTPLAEAPTNELYLVWNKTAMRNPRLVQVRDFILGLFTNSVH comes from the coding sequence ATGAGCCATCTGGACCACCTGCGTACCTTCATCGAGGCTTATCGCCTGCAATCGTTCTCGCGCGCCGCCCAGGCCCTGGGCATGACCCAGCCCGGAGCCTCGCTGCACATCCAGGCACTGGAAGCCTTCGTCGGCAAACCGCTGTTCGTGCGGCGCTCACGCGGCGTCACCGCGACCGAGGCCGCCGACGAACTGGCGCGGGCCATCGGGCCGATGCTGGACGGCCTGGAAATGCGCATGGCGTCCTACCGCCTCGGCGATGAAATGGGCGGCACCGTGCACATCGCCGGCCCCTCGGATTTCATCCATGGCAAACTCGCCTCCGGGTTGGCGCCGCTGCTGGAACAGGGGCTGCAGATCCGCCTGCACACCGGCAACCGCGAGCGCATCTACAACCTGCTGGACAGCTCCACCGCCGACCTGGCGATCACCGCCTCCCTGCCGGACGAGCATGCCCACGGTTTCGCCCGGCTGCTGACCGAGCGCTTCCTGCTGGTGCTCTCTGCACAGCGAGCTCGGGAACTGGGCGAGCGACCATCGGCTGATGCGCTGGCCGGGGTGCCGCTGATCGCCTTCGACGAAGACCTGCCGCTGATCCGGCCGGTCTGGACCGCCCTGTTCCAGTTCGCCCCGACCTTGCAGGCCGCGCTGACCATCGCCGACCTGCGCATCATCCAGGACCTGGTGGTGCAGGGCCAAGGCTGGAGCGTGCTGCCCGACTACCAGTGCCGCGAGGCCCTGGAGGCCGGCCGCCTGGTGTCCCTGACGCCTTTGGCAGAGGCTCCCACCAACGAGCTGTACCTGGTGTGGAACAAGACCGCGATGCGCAACCCGCGCCTGGTCCAGGTGCGCGACTTCATCCTGGGCCTGTTCACCAACAGCGTGCACTGA
- a CDS encoding AAA family ATPase, with translation MQRIVILGNAGSGKSTLARELGRRLDAPVVHLDRLFWEPGWVEAQAEVFRQRVREAVATDAWICEGNYSRRTFDLRLPQAELVIWLDTPRTICLKRVFMRSLRNRPRADLPAGCREQLNREFLKFLGFVWHFDQHNRPGIEQVRQTVGPQVPVIHLRGARQIARFLDDLPSRLPG, from the coding sequence ATGCAACGCATCGTGATACTGGGCAATGCCGGGAGCGGCAAGTCCACCCTGGCCCGTGAACTGGGGCGCCGGCTCGACGCACCGGTGGTGCACCTGGACCGCCTCTTCTGGGAACCCGGCTGGGTCGAGGCCCAGGCCGAGGTGTTTCGCCAGCGAGTCCGCGAGGCCGTGGCCACGGACGCCTGGATCTGCGAGGGCAACTATTCGCGGCGCACTTTCGACCTGCGCCTGCCCCAGGCCGAGCTGGTGATCTGGCTCGACACCCCACGTACCATCTGCCTGAAGCGAGTCTTCATGCGCTCTCTGCGTAACCGCCCACGCGCCGACCTGCCGGCCGGCTGCCGTGAGCAGTTGAACCGCGAATTCCTCAAGTTCCTGGGGTTTGTGTGGCACTTCGACCAGCACAATCGCCCGGGTATCGAACAGGTCCGCCAGACCGTGGGGCCGCAGGTGCCGGTCATTCATTTGCGCGGCGCTCGGCAGATCGCCAGGTTTCTCGACGATCTGCCAAGCCGCCTGCCAGGCTGA
- a CDS encoding OsmC domain/YcaO domain-containing protein: MEIKVNFLDNLRLEAKFDDFTVVADQPIRYKGDGSAPGPFDYFLASSALCAAYFVKLYCQTRDIPTDNIRLSQNNIVDPENRYNQIFKIQVELPADISEKDRQGILRSIDRCTVKKVVQTGPEFVIEEVENLDADAQALLMPGLDAGTSTCIAGKDLPLEQTIANMSAILADLGMKIEIASWRNIVPNVWSLHIRDAQSPMCFTNGKGATKEGALASALGEFIERLNCNFFYNDQFWGQDIANAEFVHYPDERWFKPGRKDALPQEILDEYCLGIYNPDGELRGSHLYDTNSGNTERGICSLPFVRQSDGKVVYFPSNLIENLYLSNGMSAGNTLAEAQVQCLSEIFERAVKREILEGELALPDVPQEVLAKYPAILAGIQGLEEQGFPVLVKDASLGGEFPVMCVTLMNPRTGGVFASFGAHPSLEVALERSLTELLQGRSFEGLNDLPQPTFESQALMEPNNFVEHFIDSSGVVSWRFFSAKADFEFVEWDFSSQGADSNAEEAATLFGILEELGKESYMAVYEHLGATACRVLVPDYSEIYPVDDLIWDNTNKALFFREDILNLHRLDEDGLRNLVERLEQSELDDYTDITTLIGIEFDDNTAWGQLTILELKLLIHVALGQFDPAKELVEMFLQYNDNTVERGLFYQAMNAVLEVELDDELELADYEANLRRMFGNERMDAVIGSVQGSVRFHGLTPTSMQLEGLDRHLRLIDSYKKLHAARARVAGLAG, translated from the coding sequence ATGGAAATCAAGGTCAACTTTCTCGACAACCTCCGACTTGAAGCCAAGTTCGACGACTTCACGGTGGTGGCCGACCAGCCGATCCGCTACAAGGGCGATGGTTCGGCACCGGGTCCGTTCGACTATTTCCTGGCGTCCTCGGCGCTGTGCGCCGCCTACTTCGTGAAGCTGTACTGCCAGACCCGCGACATCCCCACCGACAACATTCGCCTGTCGCAGAACAACATTGTCGATCCGGAAAACCGCTACAACCAGATCTTCAAGATCCAGGTCGAGCTGCCGGCGGACATCTCCGAGAAGGACCGCCAGGGCATCCTGCGCTCCATCGACCGCTGCACGGTGAAGAAGGTGGTGCAGACCGGCCCCGAGTTCGTGATCGAGGAAGTGGAGAACCTGGACGCCGATGCCCAGGCCCTGCTGATGCCCGGCCTGGACGCGGGCACAAGCACCTGCATTGCCGGCAAGGACCTGCCGCTGGAGCAGACCATCGCCAACATGTCGGCCATCCTCGCGGACCTGGGGATGAAGATCGAGATCGCCTCCTGGCGCAACATCGTGCCCAACGTCTGGTCGCTGCACATCCGCGACGCCCAGTCGCCGATGTGCTTCACCAACGGCAAGGGTGCAACCAAGGAAGGCGCGCTGGCCTCTGCCCTGGGCGAGTTCATCGAGCGCCTGAACTGCAACTTCTTCTACAACGACCAGTTCTGGGGCCAGGACATCGCCAACGCCGAGTTCGTCCACTACCCCGACGAGCGCTGGTTCAAGCCAGGGCGCAAGGACGCCCTGCCCCAGGAGATCCTCGACGAGTACTGCCTCGGCATCTACAACCCCGACGGCGAGCTGCGTGGCTCGCACCTGTACGACACCAACTCCGGCAACACCGAGCGCGGCATCTGCTCGCTGCCCTTCGTGCGCCAGTCGGATGGCAAGGTGGTGTATTTCCCGTCCAACCTGATCGAGAACCTGTACCTCTCCAACGGCATGAGCGCCGGCAACACCCTGGCCGAAGCCCAGGTGCAGTGCCTGTCGGAAATCTTCGAGCGGGCGGTCAAGCGCGAAATCCTCGAGGGCGAGCTCGCCCTGCCGGACGTGCCCCAGGAGGTACTGGCCAAGTACCCCGCGATCCTTGCAGGTATCCAGGGCCTGGAGGAGCAAGGCTTCCCGGTACTGGTCAAGGACGCCTCCCTGGGCGGTGAATTCCCGGTGATGTGCGTGACCCTGATGAACCCGCGCACCGGTGGCGTGTTCGCCTCCTTCGGCGCCCACCCCAGCCTCGAAGTGGCGCTGGAGCGCAGCCTCACCGAACTGCTCCAGGGCCGCAGCTTCGAGGGCCTGAACGACCTGCCGCAGCCGACCTTCGAGAGCCAGGCCCTGATGGAGCCGAACAACTTCGTCGAGCACTTCATCGACTCCAGCGGCGTGGTGTCGTGGCGCTTCTTCAGCGCCAAGGCCGACTTCGAGTTCGTCGAGTGGGACTTCTCCAGCCAGGGCGCAGACTCCAACGCCGAGGAAGCCGCCACCCTGTTCGGCATCCTCGAAGAGCTGGGCAAGGAAAGCTACATGGCGGTGTACGAGCACCTGGGCGCCACCGCCTGCCGGGTCCTGGTGCCGGACTACTCGGAAATCTACCCGGTGGACGACCTGATCTGGGACAACACCAACAAGGCGCTGTTCTTTCGCGAAGACATCCTCAACCTGCACCGCCTGGACGAAGACGGCCTGCGCAACCTGGTGGAGCGCCTGGAACAAAGCGAGCTGGACGACTACACCGACATCACCACCCTGATCGGCATCGAGTTCGACGACAACACCGCCTGGGGCCAGTTGACCATCCTCGAGCTGAAGCTGCTGATCCATGTGGCCCTGGGGCAGTTCGATCCGGCCAAGGAACTGGTGGAAATGTTCCTGCAATACAACGACAACACCGTCGAGCGCGGCCTGTTCTACCAGGCCATGAACGCTGTACTGGAAGTGGAGCTGGACGACGAGCTGGAGCTGGCGGACTACGAAGCCAACTTGCGCCGCATGTTCGGCAACGAGCGGATGGACGCGGTGATCGGTTCGGTGCAAGGCAGCGTGCGCTTCCATGGCCTGACGCCTACCAGCATGCAACTGGAAGGCCTGGACCGGCACCTGCGGCTGATCGACAGCTACAAGAAGCTGCACGCGGCACGCGCCAGGGTGGCCGGCCTGGCCGGCTGA
- a CDS encoding FadR/GntR family transcriptional regulator — protein MSCPAPEIATMHADFRPKQIYEQVADQIRSGILNGQYAHGSRLPSERDLAQRLKVSRPAVREAIGALQNEGMVITRHGSGTYVADAPMQVKEVAASYAGALPSDADFSPISTLEVRLLIEPAIARLAARRAQRDPLAEHYLEQMIDVKDLSDPLQQARWSESDRLFHRQLAMMTGDVLIARIAEEINKTMAQPLWNRLRDDGIYASERIQLYAAEHRLIYEAIISGDEDAAAFYVEGHLKRVRRDISSRNE, from the coding sequence ATGAGCTGTCCGGCCCCGGAGATCGCCACCATGCACGCCGACTTTCGCCCCAAGCAGATCTACGAGCAGGTTGCCGACCAGATCAGGTCCGGCATCTTGAACGGCCAATATGCCCACGGCTCGCGCCTGCCCTCCGAACGCGACCTGGCGCAACGCTTGAAAGTGAGCCGGCCTGCTGTTCGCGAGGCCATTGGCGCCTTGCAGAACGAAGGCATGGTCATCACCCGCCACGGCTCAGGCACCTACGTCGCCGATGCCCCGATGCAAGTGAAGGAGGTGGCAGCATCGTATGCCGGTGCGCTGCCATCCGACGCCGACTTCAGCCCCATCAGCACCCTCGAAGTCCGGCTGCTCATCGAGCCGGCAATCGCCCGGTTGGCTGCCCGCCGCGCCCAGCGCGATCCACTGGCCGAGCACTACCTGGAACAGATGATCGATGTGAAGGACCTCAGCGACCCCCTGCAACAGGCGCGCTGGAGCGAGTCCGATCGGTTGTTCCACCGCCAGCTCGCCATGATGACCGGCGATGTCCTGATTGCCAGGATCGCCGAAGAGATCAACAAGACGATGGCGCAACCGTTGTGGAACCGGCTGCGGGACGACGGAATCTACGCTTCCGAACGCATTCAGCTGTATGCGGCGGAACATCGCTTGATCTACGAGGCGATCATCAGCGGCGACGAGGATGCTGCCGCTTTCTACGTCGAAGGCCACCTCAAGCGGGTTCGTCGAGACATCAGCTCACGCAATGAATGA
- a CDS encoding transporter substrate-binding domain-containing protein, translating into MKRCSSLWSAVIAGCLWLGTASVQAAQLDEIKARGVLVCGVLDIFEPFGYTDVKTRSVVGYDVDVCQAVGRKLGAKVQIKPVSIEARIAELQQGHMDLLGAGLAFTPLRGEQVAFSDAYYVSENVLAVRAGRGITVPGELEGKRISYVKGSISEAYIRQALPGATAIGFEDVSSAFTALLQGKVAGFSTSQEVLHKLLTRLGDKAAQYSILQPAIGREVWGLGVRQDEPDMLVAVNSALRELEAEGAMQAIFDRWLGAQTLYRMQRSFKVEPIR; encoded by the coding sequence ATGAAACGCTGTTCTTCATTGTGGAGCGCTGTCATTGCCGGCTGCCTGTGGCTGGGAACGGCCAGCGTTCAAGCCGCTCAACTGGACGAGATCAAGGCTCGCGGAGTGCTGGTCTGCGGTGTGCTGGATATCTTCGAACCGTTCGGCTACACGGACGTCAAGACGCGCTCGGTGGTCGGTTATGACGTGGACGTTTGCCAGGCGGTCGGCAGGAAGCTGGGCGCGAAGGTCCAGATCAAGCCGGTGTCCATCGAGGCGCGCATCGCCGAGTTGCAGCAGGGCCACATGGATCTGCTCGGTGCGGGGCTGGCCTTTACGCCGCTCCGCGGCGAGCAGGTGGCATTTTCCGACGCCTACTACGTGAGCGAGAACGTGCTGGCGGTCAGGGCCGGTCGCGGCATCACCGTGCCCGGCGAACTGGAGGGCAAGCGCATCAGCTACGTCAAAGGCAGCATCAGCGAGGCCTATATCAGGCAGGCCTTGCCTGGCGCGACGGCGATTGGCTTCGAGGACGTGTCCAGTGCCTTCACCGCTCTGCTCCAGGGCAAGGTCGCAGGCTTCAGCACTTCGCAGGAGGTACTGCACAAGTTGCTCACTCGCCTGGGGGACAAGGCTGCGCAGTACAGCATCCTGCAACCCGCCATTGGCCGGGAAGTCTGGGGGCTGGGGGTACGTCAGGATGAGCCGGACATGCTCGTCGCGGTGAACTCGGCGTTGCGCGAGCTGGAGGCCGAGGGGGCAATGCAGGCCATCTTCGACAGGTGGCTGGGTGCCCAGACGCTTTACCGGATGCAGCGTTCCTTCAAGGTCGAGCCGATACGCTGA